A section of the Oryza sativa Japonica Group chromosome 1, ASM3414082v1 genome encodes:
- the LOC4325243 gene encoding probable LRR receptor-like serine/threonine-protein kinase At1g06840 isoform X1, with amino-acid sequence MRQSRLFYLCSIIFMFYLVQRTEAQITAPWEVDALKAIKGNLIDPQGRLNNWNRGDPCMGNWSYVHCYNETASDGYLHVLELQLLKLNLSGSLAAELGRLSHMQIMDFMWNNISGSIPKEVGNITSLKLLLLNGNQLTGSLPEEIGFLPNLDRIQIDQNYISGPIPKSFANLNKTKHFHMNNNSLSGQIPPELSRLPSLVHLLLDNNNLSGYLPPELSKLPKLLIIQLDNNNFSGTSIPSSYGNITTLLKLSLRNCSLEGPVPDVSGIPQLGYLDLSWNQLRGSIPSGRPASNITTIDLSHNLLNGSIPGSFSGLPNLQRLSLDNNNLDGSVPSDVWRNIDFSGNRSLILDFQNNSLTNLSNPLSPPANVTILLSGNPICTSPNQLNITQYCQSVPVIVPDGSASNATVCPPCSTDLPFENILMSPIRCICAIPLYVDYRLKSPGFWDFVPYEGQFQQYLSSGLSLSSYQLEVSQFMWEEGPRVKMNLKLFPNNTAYFNKSEVLRLRGMFTGWLIPDSDIFGPYELLNFNPGWYNNLFPDRAKSSLSTGAIVGIVVAAFAAAAFLSSLITLIILRRRSRYSSKRRSAKRIPMKIDGVKDFSFQELSHGTNDFSDSALIGQGGYGKVYRGILSDGTIVAIKRAQQGSLQGSKEFFTEIELLSRLHHRNLVSLLGYCDEEDEQMLVYEFMPNGTLRDHLSAARSKEPLNFPTRLRIALGSSRGILYLHTEADPPIFHRDIKASNILLDSKFVAKVADFGLSRLAPEPESEGIAPGHVSTVIKGTPGYLDPEYFLTHKLTDKSDVYSLGVVFLELLTGMQPISHGRNIVREVVAANQSGMILSVVDSRMGSYPAECVEKFAALALRCCRDETDARPSIVEVMRELEKIWQMTPDTGSMSSLSLEPSNTATPSSGSRMMVSSSSGVGNDDHHHYNMSSSDVSGSNLLSGVVPSINPR; translated from the exons ATGCGGCAGTCTCGACTCTTCTATCTTTGCTCCATTATCTTCATGTTCTACTTGGTGCAAAGAACAGAAGCACAGATCACTGCACCTTGGGAAG TTGATGCTCTGAAAGCTATCAAAGGCAATCTGATAGATCCGCAAGGACGTCTAAACAACTGGAACCGTGGAGATCCGTGCATGGGAAATTGGTCTTATGTTCACTGTTACAATGAAACAGCAAGTGATGGATATCTCCATGTATTAGAATT GCAACTTCTAAAATTGAATTTATCTGGATCTTTAGCTGCTGAGCTTGGTCGGCTATCTCACATGCAAATAAT GGATTTTATGTGGAATAACATCAGTGGCAGCATACCTAAGGAGGTTGGCAACATCACTTCTCTGAAATTACT GCTCTTAAATGGAAACCAGCTTACTGGTTCTCTACCAGAGGAGATTGGTTTCCTTCCTAATCTGGATAGGATTCAGATCGACCAGAACTACATATCTGGACCCATACCTAAATCATTTGCTAATCTGAACAAAACAAAGCACTT TCATATGAACAACAATTCATTAAGTGGTCAAATTCCACCTGAACTATCCAGATTACCTTCACTTGTTCACTT ATTGTTGGATAACAATAACTTGTCGGGCTATCTTCCTCCAGAGTTATCGAAGTTACCAAAACTACTTATCAT CCAGCTTGACAACAATAATTTCTCAGGAACCTCAATTCCTTCATCTTATGGCAATATCACCACACTTCTGAAACT GAGTTTGAGGAACTGCAGCTTGGAAGGACCTGTTCCTGATGTCAGTGGAATACCCCAACTTGGCTATCT GGATCTTAGTTGGAATCAGTTAAGGGGTTCAATACCATCTGGCCGACCAGCAAGCAACATAACCACAAT AGATCTTTCCCACAATCTTCTAAATGGATCAATTCCTGGAAGTTTCTCTGGCCTTCCCAATCTACAAAGACT GTCATTGGACAATAACAATTTGGATGGTTCTGTTCCATCAGATGTCTGGCGGAATATTGATTTCAGTGGAAATAGAAGTCTTATATT GGATTTCCAGAACAATTCTCTAACCAATCTATCAAATCCTCTTTCACCACCTGCCAATGTTACCATCCT GTTATCTGGAAACCCCATCTGCACATCTCCAAATCAACTGAACATTACTCAGTACTGTCAATCAGTGCCAGTTATTGTGCCTGACGGTTCTGCAAGTAATGCCACAGTTTGTCCGCCATGCTCTACTGACCTTCCGTTTGAAAACATACTGATGTCACCAATACGATGTATATGTGCTATTCCACTTTATGTTGATTACCGGCTAAAGAGTCCTGGATTTTGGGATTTTGTTCCATATGAAGGACAGTTTCAACAGTACTTGTCATCTGGACTTTCATTGTCTTCTTACCAATTAGAAGTTTCTCAATTTATGTGGGAAGAAGGCCCACGGGTGAAGATGAATCTGAAACTGTTTCCAAATAACACTGCTTATTTTAATAAGAGCGAGGTGTTAAGACTGAGAGGAATGTTCACAGGCTGGCTGATTCCAGACTCTGATATATTCGGGCCCTATGAGCTCCTCAACTTCAATCCAGGGTGGTATAACAATT TATTTCCAGATCGTGCAAAGTCCAGCCTAAGTACAGGTGCCATTGTTGGTATTGTCGTGGCAGCGTTTGCTGCAGCAGCATTTCTTTCATCCCTCATTACTCTCATTATACTGAGAAGACGTTCAAGATATTCTTCAAAAAGACGCTCTG CAAAAAGAATTCCAATGAAGATTGATGGTGTAAAAGACTTCAGTTTTCAAGAACTGTCACATGGTACAAACGACTTTAGTGACTCAGCACTAATTGGTCAAGGAGGGTATGGGAAAGTGTACAGAGGTATTCTCTCTGATGGAACAATAGTAGCAATAAAACGTGCGCAGCAGGGATCTCTTCAGGGTTCGAAGGAGTTCTTCACAGAGATAGAATTGCTGTCCAGGCTGCATCACCGGAACCTTGTTTCATTGCTTGGTTATTGTGATGAAGAAGATGAGCAG ATGCTGGTATATGAGTTTATGCCTAATGGTACTCTACGTGATCATCTTTCAG CAGCTCGATCAAAAGAGCCCCTAAATTTTCCCACGAGGTTACGAATTGCGCTGGGGTCGTCGCGAGGCATCCTCTATTTACACACAGAAGCAGACCCTCCAATATTTCACCGTGACATcaaagcaagcaatattttactGGACTCAAAGTTTGTCGCAAAAGTTGCTGATTTTGGTCTCTCTCGGCTTGCCCCAGAGCCAGAATCAGAGGGGATTGCTCCTGGTCATGTGTCAACTGTTATAAAGGGTACCCCG GGTTATCTTGATCCGGAGTATTTCCTTACTCATAAGCTGACAGACAAAAGTGACGTGTACAGCCTTGGTGTTGTTTTTCTGGAACTGCTGACAGGGATGCAACCTATTTCTCATGGAAGAAATATAGTTAGAGAG GTTGTTGCGGCCAATCAGAGTGGGATGATATTGTCAGTGGTTGACAGCCGGATGGGATCGTACCCAGCAGAATGCGTGGAGAAGTTTGCTGCACTGGCACTGAGATGCTGCCGAGACGAGACGGACGCAAGGCCGTCCATAGTGGAGGTGATGAGGGAGCTGGAGAAGATATGGCAAATGACACCGGACACCGGGAGCATGTCCTCACTATCCTTGGAACCTAGCAACACAGCCACCCCATCGTCGGGATCCAGGATGATGGTTTCATCGTCATCTGGGGTTGGAAATGATGATCACCATCACTACAACATGTCATCATCCGATGTCTCCGGCAGTAACCTCCTCAGCGGTGTTGTACCTAGCATCAATCCTCGCTGA
- the LOC4325243 gene encoding probable LRR receptor-like serine/threonine-protein kinase At1g06840 isoform X2 — MRQSRLFYLCSIIFMFYLVQRTEAQITAPWEVDALKAIKGNLIDPQGRLNNWNRGDPCMGNWSYVHCYNETASDGYLHVLELQLLKLNLSGSLAAELGRLSHMQIMDFMWNNISGSIPKEVGNITSLKLLLLNGNQLTGSLPEEIGFLPNLDRIQIDQNYISGPIPKSFANLNKTKHFHMNNNSLSGQIPPELSRLPSLVHLLLDNNNLSGYLPPELSKLPKLLIIQLDNNNFSGTSIPSSYGNITTLLKLSLRNCSLEGPVPDVSGIPQLGYLDLSWNQLRGSIPSGRPASNITTIDLSHNLLNGSIPGSFSGLPNLQRLSLDNNNLDGSVPSDVWRNIDFSGNRSLILDFQNNSLTNLSNPLSPPANVTILLSGNPICTSPNQLNITQYCQSVPVIVPDGSASNATVCPPCSTDLPFENILMSPIRCICAIPLYVDYRLKSPGFWDFVPYEGQFQQYLSSGLSLSSYQLEVSQFMWEEGPRVKMNLKLFPNNTAYFNKSEVLRLRGMFTGWLIPDSDIFGPYELLNFNPGWYNNLFPDRAKSSLSTGAIVGIVVAAFAAAAFLSSLITLIILRRRSRYSSKRRSAKRIPMKIDGVKDFSFQELSHGTNDFSDSALIGQGGYGKVYRGILSDGTIVAIKRAQQGSLQGSKEFFTEIELLSRLHHRNLVSLLGYCDEEDEQMLVYEFMPNGTLRDHLSARSKEPLNFPTRLRIALGSSRGILYLHTEADPPIFHRDIKASNILLDSKFVAKVADFGLSRLAPEPESEGIAPGHVSTVIKGTPGYLDPEYFLTHKLTDKSDVYSLGVVFLELLTGMQPISHGRNIVREVVAANQSGMILSVVDSRMGSYPAECVEKFAALALRCCRDETDARPSIVEVMRELEKIWQMTPDTGSMSSLSLEPSNTATPSSGSRMMVSSSSGVGNDDHHHYNMSSSDVSGSNLLSGVVPSINPR, encoded by the exons ATGCGGCAGTCTCGACTCTTCTATCTTTGCTCCATTATCTTCATGTTCTACTTGGTGCAAAGAACAGAAGCACAGATCACTGCACCTTGGGAAG TTGATGCTCTGAAAGCTATCAAAGGCAATCTGATAGATCCGCAAGGACGTCTAAACAACTGGAACCGTGGAGATCCGTGCATGGGAAATTGGTCTTATGTTCACTGTTACAATGAAACAGCAAGTGATGGATATCTCCATGTATTAGAATT GCAACTTCTAAAATTGAATTTATCTGGATCTTTAGCTGCTGAGCTTGGTCGGCTATCTCACATGCAAATAAT GGATTTTATGTGGAATAACATCAGTGGCAGCATACCTAAGGAGGTTGGCAACATCACTTCTCTGAAATTACT GCTCTTAAATGGAAACCAGCTTACTGGTTCTCTACCAGAGGAGATTGGTTTCCTTCCTAATCTGGATAGGATTCAGATCGACCAGAACTACATATCTGGACCCATACCTAAATCATTTGCTAATCTGAACAAAACAAAGCACTT TCATATGAACAACAATTCATTAAGTGGTCAAATTCCACCTGAACTATCCAGATTACCTTCACTTGTTCACTT ATTGTTGGATAACAATAACTTGTCGGGCTATCTTCCTCCAGAGTTATCGAAGTTACCAAAACTACTTATCAT CCAGCTTGACAACAATAATTTCTCAGGAACCTCAATTCCTTCATCTTATGGCAATATCACCACACTTCTGAAACT GAGTTTGAGGAACTGCAGCTTGGAAGGACCTGTTCCTGATGTCAGTGGAATACCCCAACTTGGCTATCT GGATCTTAGTTGGAATCAGTTAAGGGGTTCAATACCATCTGGCCGACCAGCAAGCAACATAACCACAAT AGATCTTTCCCACAATCTTCTAAATGGATCAATTCCTGGAAGTTTCTCTGGCCTTCCCAATCTACAAAGACT GTCATTGGACAATAACAATTTGGATGGTTCTGTTCCATCAGATGTCTGGCGGAATATTGATTTCAGTGGAAATAGAAGTCTTATATT GGATTTCCAGAACAATTCTCTAACCAATCTATCAAATCCTCTTTCACCACCTGCCAATGTTACCATCCT GTTATCTGGAAACCCCATCTGCACATCTCCAAATCAACTGAACATTACTCAGTACTGTCAATCAGTGCCAGTTATTGTGCCTGACGGTTCTGCAAGTAATGCCACAGTTTGTCCGCCATGCTCTACTGACCTTCCGTTTGAAAACATACTGATGTCACCAATACGATGTATATGTGCTATTCCACTTTATGTTGATTACCGGCTAAAGAGTCCTGGATTTTGGGATTTTGTTCCATATGAAGGACAGTTTCAACAGTACTTGTCATCTGGACTTTCATTGTCTTCTTACCAATTAGAAGTTTCTCAATTTATGTGGGAAGAAGGCCCACGGGTGAAGATGAATCTGAAACTGTTTCCAAATAACACTGCTTATTTTAATAAGAGCGAGGTGTTAAGACTGAGAGGAATGTTCACAGGCTGGCTGATTCCAGACTCTGATATATTCGGGCCCTATGAGCTCCTCAACTTCAATCCAGGGTGGTATAACAATT TATTTCCAGATCGTGCAAAGTCCAGCCTAAGTACAGGTGCCATTGTTGGTATTGTCGTGGCAGCGTTTGCTGCAGCAGCATTTCTTTCATCCCTCATTACTCTCATTATACTGAGAAGACGTTCAAGATATTCTTCAAAAAGACGCTCTG CAAAAAGAATTCCAATGAAGATTGATGGTGTAAAAGACTTCAGTTTTCAAGAACTGTCACATGGTACAAACGACTTTAGTGACTCAGCACTAATTGGTCAAGGAGGGTATGGGAAAGTGTACAGAGGTATTCTCTCTGATGGAACAATAGTAGCAATAAAACGTGCGCAGCAGGGATCTCTTCAGGGTTCGAAGGAGTTCTTCACAGAGATAGAATTGCTGTCCAGGCTGCATCACCGGAACCTTGTTTCATTGCTTGGTTATTGTGATGAAGAAGATGAGCAG ATGCTGGTATATGAGTTTATGCCTAATGGTACTCTACGTGATCATCTTTCAG CTCGATCAAAAGAGCCCCTAAATTTTCCCACGAGGTTACGAATTGCGCTGGGGTCGTCGCGAGGCATCCTCTATTTACACACAGAAGCAGACCCTCCAATATTTCACCGTGACATcaaagcaagcaatattttactGGACTCAAAGTTTGTCGCAAAAGTTGCTGATTTTGGTCTCTCTCGGCTTGCCCCAGAGCCAGAATCAGAGGGGATTGCTCCTGGTCATGTGTCAACTGTTATAAAGGGTACCCCG GGTTATCTTGATCCGGAGTATTTCCTTACTCATAAGCTGACAGACAAAAGTGACGTGTACAGCCTTGGTGTTGTTTTTCTGGAACTGCTGACAGGGATGCAACCTATTTCTCATGGAAGAAATATAGTTAGAGAG GTTGTTGCGGCCAATCAGAGTGGGATGATATTGTCAGTGGTTGACAGCCGGATGGGATCGTACCCAGCAGAATGCGTGGAGAAGTTTGCTGCACTGGCACTGAGATGCTGCCGAGACGAGACGGACGCAAGGCCGTCCATAGTGGAGGTGATGAGGGAGCTGGAGAAGATATGGCAAATGACACCGGACACCGGGAGCATGTCCTCACTATCCTTGGAACCTAGCAACACAGCCACCCCATCGTCGGGATCCAGGATGATGGTTTCATCGTCATCTGGGGTTGGAAATGATGATCACCATCACTACAACATGTCATCATCCGATGTCTCCGGCAGTAACCTCCTCAGCGGTGTTGTACCTAGCATCAATCCTCGCTGA
- the LOC4325244 gene encoding E3 ubiquitin-protein ligase RGLG3 isoform X2: MNGRYSFGRKSLHAISATPNPYEQAISIIGRTLSPFDDDNLIPCFGFGDASTHDQSVFSFYQDSRSCCGFEEVLERYRQIVPHLNLSGPTSFAPLIYAAISVVENSNLQYHVLVIIADGQVTTSNTKDGKLSPQEQATIQAIVDASYYPLSIVMVGVGDGPWDAMQHFDDCIPDRAFDNFQFVNFTEIMSTSKDMPKKEAAFALAALMEIPSQYKATQGLRPLEKHAGHVASHLRILPPPNKVLENDNAAASRPPTASSQSTGFGKNTTDEQVCPICLTNPKDMAFQCGHLTCKECGPTLSTCPLCRVPITMRVRLYS, translated from the exons ATGAATG GCAGATATTCCTTTGGAAGAAAATCTCTGCATGCCATTAGTGCCACCCCTAATCCATATGAGCAAGCAATTTCTATAATTGGGCGAACACTGTCTCCTTTTGATGATGACAACTTGATACCATGTTTTGGATTTGGTGATG CTTCTACGCATGATCAGTCCGTCTTCAGCTTCTACCAAGACAGTCGTTCTTGCTGTGGTTTTGAAGAGGTTCTTGAAAGATATAGGCAAATTGTCCCACATTTGAACCTTTCAG GACCGACTTCTTTTGCTCCTCTTATCTACGCAGCAATTTCTGTTGTCGAAAATAGTAACTTGCAATACCATGTCCTCGTCATCATAGCTGATGGACAG GTGACCACCTCAAATACAAAGGATGGAAAATTAAGTCCGCAAGAGCAAGCAACTATACAAGCAATTGTTGATGCAAG CTACTATCCTCTTTCAATTGTGATGGTTGGGGTGGGAGATGGGCCATGGGATGCGATGCAACACTTCGATGACTGTATTCCTGACAGAGCTTTTGACAATTTTCAG TTTGTGAACTTCACAGAGATTATGTCAACAAGTAAGGATATGCCAAAGAAAGAGGCTGCATTTGCCCTTGCAGCCCTTATGGAAATACCTTCTCAATATAAAGCAACTCAAGGCCTCCGACCACTGGA GAAGCATGCGGGTCATGTGGCCAGTCATCTGAGGATTCTTCCTCCTCCAAACAAAGTTCTTGAGAACGACAACGCTGCAGCCTCACGTCCTCCAACTGCAAGCTCCCAGTCAACTGGCTTCGGAAAGAATACCACTGATGAGCAG GTTTGCCCAATCTGCTTAACCAATCCAAAGGACATGGCTTTTCAATGCGGTCACCTG ACATGCAAGGAATGTGGCCCAACTCTATCAACATGCCCCTTATGCCGCGTGCCAATTACGATGCGTGTAAGGCTCTACTCGTGA
- the LOC4325244 gene encoding E3 ubiquitin-protein ligase RGLG3 isoform X1, translating to MWGDRTHHKHWNQAHVPSGTSKDKFQAKGQPKFIPDNYSSVDEVTAALRDAGLESSNLILGIDFTKSNEWSGRYSFGRKSLHAISATPNPYEQAISIIGRTLSPFDDDNLIPCFGFGDASTHDQSVFSFYQDSRSCCGFEEVLERYRQIVPHLNLSGPTSFAPLIYAAISVVENSNLQYHVLVIIADGQVTTSNTKDGKLSPQEQATIQAIVDASYYPLSIVMVGVGDGPWDAMQHFDDCIPDRAFDNFQFVNFTEIMSTSKDMPKKEAAFALAALMEIPSQYKATQGLRPLEKHAGHVASHLRILPPPNKVLENDNAAASRPPTASSQSTGFGKNTTDEQVCPICLTNPKDMAFQCGHLTCKECGPTLSTCPLCRVPITMRVRLYS from the exons ATGTGGGGCGATCGGACTCATCACAAGCACTGGAATCAAGCTCATGTTCCCTCTGGAACTTCTAAGGACAAATTCCAGGCCAAAGGGCAACCGAAGTTTATTCCTGACAATTACAGTTCAGTGGATGAG GTTACTGCTGCGTTGAGAGACGCTGGTCTTGAGTCATCAAATCTGATTCTTGGTATTGACTTCACCAAAAGCAATGAATGGTCAG GCAGATATTCCTTTGGAAGAAAATCTCTGCATGCCATTAGTGCCACCCCTAATCCATATGAGCAAGCAATTTCTATAATTGGGCGAACACTGTCTCCTTTTGATGATGACAACTTGATACCATGTTTTGGATTTGGTGATG CTTCTACGCATGATCAGTCCGTCTTCAGCTTCTACCAAGACAGTCGTTCTTGCTGTGGTTTTGAAGAGGTTCTTGAAAGATATAGGCAAATTGTCCCACATTTGAACCTTTCAG GACCGACTTCTTTTGCTCCTCTTATCTACGCAGCAATTTCTGTTGTCGAAAATAGTAACTTGCAATACCATGTCCTCGTCATCATAGCTGATGGACAG GTGACCACCTCAAATACAAAGGATGGAAAATTAAGTCCGCAAGAGCAAGCAACTATACAAGCAATTGTTGATGCAAG CTACTATCCTCTTTCAATTGTGATGGTTGGGGTGGGAGATGGGCCATGGGATGCGATGCAACACTTCGATGACTGTATTCCTGACAGAGCTTTTGACAATTTTCAG TTTGTGAACTTCACAGAGATTATGTCAACAAGTAAGGATATGCCAAAGAAAGAGGCTGCATTTGCCCTTGCAGCCCTTATGGAAATACCTTCTCAATATAAAGCAACTCAAGGCCTCCGACCACTGGA GAAGCATGCGGGTCATGTGGCCAGTCATCTGAGGATTCTTCCTCCTCCAAACAAAGTTCTTGAGAACGACAACGCTGCAGCCTCACGTCCTCCAACTGCAAGCTCCCAGTCAACTGGCTTCGGAAAGAATACCACTGATGAGCAG GTTTGCCCAATCTGCTTAACCAATCCAAAGGACATGGCTTTTCAATGCGGTCACCTG ACATGCAAGGAATGTGGCCCAACTCTATCAACATGCCCCTTATGCCGCGTGCCAATTACGATGCGTGTAAGGCTCTACTCGTGA